In a genomic window of Aeromicrobium panaciterrae:
- the fmt gene encoding methionyl-tRNA formyltransferase, with protein MRVVFAGTPEAAVPTLEALVASRHDVVAVITRPDAPAGRGRTLTPSPVALAAEAHGIEVLKPAKPSDPDFMARLRDLNPGCVPIVAYGALIRREALDIPEYGWVNLHFSVLPAWRGAAPVQRAIMAGDEVTGATVFSLVEELDAGPTLGTITELIRDDDTAETLLVRLADWGSKLLVDVIDHIEDGDISAIPQPDENISYAHKLTTEDGRIDWNRPAFAINRHVRGCTPAPGAWTTFADQRLKIGPPRIAEERTLTSGKLGISKREIRVGTTTTDVILGDVQPIGKKLMPAADWARGTSVPDDSSFE; from the coding sequence GTGAGAGTTGTCTTCGCAGGTACGCCGGAAGCCGCTGTTCCGACCCTCGAAGCGCTCGTTGCGAGCAGGCACGACGTGGTCGCCGTCATCACACGCCCGGATGCGCCAGCGGGCCGCGGACGTACGCTGACGCCCTCGCCTGTCGCACTGGCTGCGGAAGCGCACGGCATTGAAGTGCTCAAGCCTGCCAAGCCGTCGGATCCTGACTTCATGGCTCGCCTGCGTGACCTCAACCCCGGATGCGTACCGATCGTTGCGTACGGCGCTCTGATCCGCCGCGAAGCTCTCGACATTCCGGAGTACGGCTGGGTCAACCTGCACTTCTCGGTCCTGCCGGCCTGGCGTGGAGCGGCGCCCGTGCAGCGGGCGATCATGGCCGGCGACGAGGTCACTGGTGCCACGGTGTTCAGCCTCGTCGAGGAGCTCGACGCCGGGCCGACCCTTGGGACGATCACCGAACTCATCCGCGACGACGACACGGCCGAGACGCTGCTCGTGCGCCTTGCCGATTGGGGGAGCAAGTTGCTCGTCGATGTCATTGATCACATCGAGGACGGCGACATTTCGGCGATCCCACAGCCGGACGAGAACATCTCGTACGCACACAAGCTCACGACTGAAGACGGGCGCATCGACTGGAACCGTCCGGCATTCGCGATCAACCGGCACGTCCGCGGTTGCACGCCCGCGCCGGGTGCGTGGACAACGTTCGCCGATCAGCGCCTCAAAATTGGGCCGCCGCGCATTGCGGAGGAGCGCACTCTCACGTCCGGCAAGCTGGGGATCAGCAAGCGTGAGATCAGGGTCGGAACGACCACGACCGACGTGATCCTTGGAGATGTACAACCGATCGGCAAGAAGCTGATGCCCGCCGCCGACTGGGCACGAGGCACCTCGGTCCCCGACGATTCGTCATTCGAATGA
- a CDS encoding transcription antitermination factor NusB, whose translation MTDPVRMVAFHVLRAVAEKDSYVNLVLPGMLKEHSIEGRDAAFATELVHGTVRRQGTYDAIIGSVASKGLAGIDPPVLDALRLGTHQLLSMRVPPHAAVSTTVDVVRREIGHKPVHFANALLRKIGQKDLAGWLDTVTEGLEGDEARAIRTSHPLWIVKALTEALGGHATQIDKLLAADNASPRVTLVARPGLCEPDDLPGTPGTLSPYARILEGGAPSDIPQVRDGRAGVQDEGSQVVAITLAGAQIEGSDDRWLDLCAGPGGKAALLGAIAYQRGASLVANEVLEHRAELVRQGVHLLDNVEVTTFDGRHGPWDEGSFDRVLVDAPCTGLGALRRRPESRWRRVPEDLESLVPLQMALLNRALDLVRPGGVVVYATCSPHVAETTGVVDVVTAARPDIEVEASRQLWPHIDGTDAMFMATLRRTDTV comes from the coding sequence ATGACCGACCCGGTACGGATGGTCGCGTTCCACGTGCTTCGGGCCGTGGCGGAGAAGGACTCATACGTCAACCTCGTGCTCCCGGGCATGCTCAAGGAGCACTCGATCGAAGGTCGCGACGCGGCGTTCGCCACCGAACTGGTGCACGGAACCGTGCGTCGCCAGGGCACGTACGACGCGATCATCGGCTCTGTCGCCAGCAAAGGTCTCGCGGGCATCGATCCGCCAGTGCTCGATGCCTTGCGCCTTGGCACCCACCAACTGCTCAGCATGCGAGTGCCGCCGCACGCTGCGGTGTCGACGACGGTCGATGTCGTACGTCGCGAGATCGGTCACAAGCCGGTGCATTTCGCCAACGCTCTGCTCCGAAAGATCGGGCAGAAGGATCTCGCCGGCTGGCTCGACACGGTCACAGAAGGACTGGAAGGCGACGAGGCTCGCGCGATCCGGACCTCGCACCCACTGTGGATCGTGAAGGCCCTTACTGAAGCGCTGGGCGGTCACGCGACGCAGATCGACAAGCTCCTCGCGGCAGACAACGCCTCGCCACGGGTGACCCTGGTGGCGCGGCCGGGCCTGTGCGAGCCCGACGACCTGCCCGGCACACCCGGAACACTCTCGCCGTACGCCCGCATCCTTGAGGGCGGAGCGCCTAGTGACATCCCGCAGGTGCGCGACGGTCGTGCGGGAGTACAGGACGAAGGCTCGCAGGTCGTTGCGATCACCCTCGCGGGCGCCCAGATCGAAGGATCCGACGACCGCTGGCTCGACCTGTGCGCCGGCCCGGGCGGCAAGGCCGCACTCCTCGGTGCAATCGCCTACCAGCGTGGTGCGTCGCTCGTTGCCAACGAGGTGCTGGAGCACCGTGCTGAGCTCGTACGACAGGGCGTGCACCTGCTCGACAACGTTGAGGTCACGACGTTCGACGGACGGCACGGCCCGTGGGACGAGGGATCGTTCGATCGTGTGTTGGTCGATGCGCCCTGCACCGGACTTGGCGCGCTGAGACGGCGGCCCGAATCACGATGGCGCCGCGTGCCCGAGGACCTCGAGTCGCTGGTTCCGCTGCAGATGGCGCTGCTCAATCGTGCACTCGATCTCGTGCGTCCTGGGGGAGTCGTTGTGTATGCAACCTGCTCGCCTCATGTGGCCGAGACAACGGGTGTGGTCGACGTCGTAACGGCCGCTCGCCCTGACATCGAGGTCGAGGCATCGCGCCAGTTGTGGCCACACATTGACGGCACGGACGCCATGTTCATGGCCACGCTCAGACGCACCGATACTGTCTGA
- the rpe gene encoding ribulose-phosphate 3-epimerase → MGIQIAPSMLSADFANLEAEAARIPGADWLHMDVMDNHFVPNLTLGVPVIEALAKVAKQPIDAHLMIEDPDRWAPAFAEAGAQSITFHVEAARDPLQLARNIRRQGARASMAIKPDTALEPYEGLLPEIDMILIMTVEPGFGGQSFMDSCLPKVARARELINKHGGDIWLQVDGGVSLETIERCAEAGADMFVAGSAVFGADDPDAMIASLRSHAERHTTD, encoded by the coding sequence ATGGGCATCCAGATCGCGCCGAGCATGTTGTCGGCAGACTTCGCCAACCTTGAGGCCGAAGCCGCTCGTATCCCGGGCGCCGACTGGCTCCACATGGACGTGATGGACAACCATTTCGTACCCAACCTGACGCTCGGTGTACCGGTCATCGAGGCGCTCGCGAAGGTCGCGAAGCAGCCGATCGACGCTCACCTCATGATCGAGGACCCCGATCGTTGGGCGCCGGCGTTCGCTGAGGCGGGCGCTCAGAGCATCACATTCCACGTCGAGGCGGCCCGTGATCCGCTGCAGCTCGCGCGCAACATCCGGCGTCAGGGTGCACGAGCTTCGATGGCGATTAAGCCCGACACTGCCCTGGAGCCGTACGAGGGATTGCTGCCCGAGATCGACATGATCCTGATCATGACTGTCGAGCCAGGCTTCGGCGGCCAGTCGTTCATGGACTCCTGCTTGCCCAAGGTGGCGCGCGCCCGCGAGTTGATCAACAAGCACGGTGGCGACATCTGGCTACAAGTCGACGGGGGAGTGTCGCTCGAGACGATCGAGCGCTGCGCCGAGGCCGGAGCCGACATGTTTGTCGCAGGGTCGGCTGTCTTCGGTGCCGATGATCCCGACGCCATGATCGCCTCACTGCGCTCACATGCCGAACGTCACACCACCGACTGA
- the ribD gene encoding bifunctional diaminohydroxyphosphoribosylaminopyrimidine deaminase/5-amino-6-(5-phosphoribosylamino)uracil reductase RibD → MATDIEISAMRRALDAARATARTLPNPRVGCVLLSPDGKELAIGAHRGAGTPHAEVDALEQAGEAARGATAVVTLEPCNHTGTTGPCTKALIDAGVARVVFAQIDPNRTASGGTKTLKAAGIDVESGPLAAEATDLNEEWTFAMTAGRPFVTWKYAATLDGLSAAPDGTSKWITSEEARRDVQVFRAEADAIVAGTGAVLADDPRLTVRDAKDLPLPFDRQPLRVVVGETKIPNYYRVFDRVAPTLLIQSRDPEVVMQKLVENNIRHIWLEGGPRLAGAFWNAGVIDRIIGYIAPAMLGSGRAALEGEATTLADLRPITIDDLTMVGPDIRMIGTPGRMQREDFD, encoded by the coding sequence ATGGCCACCGACATCGAGATCAGCGCGATGCGTCGTGCACTCGACGCCGCACGAGCTACCGCCCGTACACTGCCCAATCCGCGCGTCGGCTGTGTTCTGCTGAGCCCAGACGGCAAGGAACTGGCAATCGGCGCCCATCGTGGAGCCGGTACGCCGCACGCTGAGGTGGACGCGCTCGAGCAGGCTGGAGAAGCCGCTCGTGGCGCCACGGCCGTCGTGACTCTTGAACCGTGCAACCACACCGGCACGACTGGACCGTGCACCAAGGCACTCATCGACGCTGGTGTAGCCCGAGTCGTGTTCGCGCAGATCGACCCGAACCGTACGGCCTCAGGTGGGACCAAGACGCTCAAAGCCGCAGGCATCGACGTCGAGTCGGGACCGCTTGCCGCCGAAGCCACAGACCTCAACGAGGAGTGGACCTTCGCGATGACGGCGGGACGCCCGTTCGTGACCTGGAAGTACGCCGCGACCCTCGACGGTCTGAGCGCCGCCCCTGACGGCACCAGCAAGTGGATCACCAGCGAAGAAGCCCGCCGCGACGTGCAGGTCTTCCGCGCCGAGGCCGACGCCATCGTCGCCGGTACGGGTGCCGTACTCGCTGACGATCCACGCCTCACCGTGCGTGATGCGAAGGATCTGCCGCTTCCGTTCGACCGACAGCCGCTGCGCGTCGTCGTTGGCGAGACCAAGATCCCCAACTACTACCGCGTCTTCGATCGGGTTGCTCCGACCCTGCTCATCCAGTCGCGCGATCCCGAAGTCGTGATGCAGAAGCTCGTCGAGAACAACATTCGACACATCTGGCTGGAGGGCGGACCCCGCCTTGCAGGTGCGTTCTGGAATGCCGGCGTCATCGACCGGATCATCGGCTACATCGCTCCGGCGATGCTCGGCTCAGGCCGAGCCGCACTCGAAGGCGAAGCGACGACGCTCGCAGACCTGCGGCCCATCACGATCGACGATCTCACGATGGTCGGCCCCGACATTCGCATGATCGGCACGCCCGGTCGAATGCAGCGAGAGGACTTCGACTGA
- a CDS encoding riboflavin synthase, whose product MFTGLIEEKGTITAIEPLGDSVRLTIRGPLVTSDAKHGDSIAVNGCCLTVMAQDSDTFAADVMQESLDKTSLGDLEVGAEVNLERATQSGARLGGHIVQGHVDGTGTILDRTPSEHWEVVRIALPADLAKYLVDKGSITVDGTSLTVVEVVDAEEPWFSVSLIPTTLADTTLGTKSPGDRVNLEVDILAKYVERLLGARAEGAAS is encoded by the coding sequence ATGTTCACCGGACTCATCGAGGAGAAGGGCACGATTACTGCGATCGAGCCCTTGGGCGACTCTGTCCGCCTCACGATTCGTGGACCGCTCGTGACCTCCGACGCGAAGCACGGAGACTCCATCGCCGTGAACGGCTGCTGCCTGACCGTGATGGCCCAGGACTCGGACACGTTCGCCGCGGACGTCATGCAGGAATCGCTCGACAAGACATCGCTCGGTGACCTGGAGGTCGGCGCTGAGGTCAACCTCGAGCGTGCGACGCAGTCCGGCGCCCGCTTGGGCGGCCACATCGTCCAGGGACACGTCGACGGCACGGGCACGATCCTCGATCGCACGCCCAGCGAGCACTGGGAGGTCGTACGCATCGCGCTGCCGGCCGACCTGGCCAAGTACCTCGTCGACAAGGGCTCGATCACCGTCGACGGAACATCCCTGACAGTCGTGGAAGTCGTCGACGCCGAAGAGCCTTGGTTCTCGGTGTCGCTCATCCCGACCACCCTCGCCGACACCACTCTCGGCACCAAGTCACCCGGAGACCGGGTCAATCTCGAGGTCGACATCCTCGCCAAGTACGTCGAGCGCCTCCTTGGCGCTCGAGCAGAAGGAGCAGCATCATGA
- a CDS encoding bifunctional 3,4-dihydroxy-2-butanone-4-phosphate synthase/GTP cyclohydrolase II encodes MTQHDSVRLDSIERAISDIRDGKAIIVVDDESRENEGDIIFAASKATPELMAFLVRYSSGLICAPTTGEILDRLAIPLMTPHNREMMRTAYTISIDARDGITTGISAADRARTCRVLADSATEPFELNQPGHILPLRAKDGGVLERGGHTEAAVDFTRLAGLTPAGVIGEVLHDDGTLMRAPALREFADEHGLALVSIEDLQVFRRLHETQVKRLATTRLPTEFGEFTAYGFRDQIDGAEHIALVFGDPGTQDVLTRIHSECLTGDVFGSRRCDCGPQLELSMTEVTAAGAGIVVYLRGHEGRGIGLLHKLQAYALQDSGRDTVDANLDLGFGEDERDYAAGAQILRDLGVTSVRLLTNNPDKTTALEAYGVKVTERLPLVVAPTEDSLRYLQTKAERMGHDLPGLGDAK; translated from the coding sequence ATGACTCAGCACGATTCGGTGCGCCTCGACAGCATCGAGCGCGCAATCTCGGACATCCGCGATGGCAAGGCGATCATCGTTGTCGACGACGAGAGCCGCGAGAACGAGGGCGACATCATCTTCGCCGCGAGCAAGGCGACTCCCGAGCTCATGGCCTTCCTGGTGCGCTACTCGAGCGGCCTGATCTGCGCCCCGACGACGGGCGAGATCCTTGACCGCCTCGCGATCCCGCTGATGACCCCGCACAACCGCGAAATGATGCGCACCGCGTACACGATTTCGATCGACGCGCGTGACGGCATCACGACCGGCATCTCGGCTGCAGACCGTGCCCGCACGTGCCGCGTACTTGCCGACTCGGCCACCGAGCCGTTCGAGCTCAACCAGCCGGGCCACATCCTTCCGCTTCGCGCGAAGGACGGGGGAGTGCTCGAGCGTGGCGGTCACACCGAGGCTGCGGTCGACTTCACCCGCCTTGCAGGCCTGACCCCGGCCGGCGTCATCGGCGAAGTGCTGCACGACGACGGCACGCTGATGCGTGCTCCGGCACTGCGTGAGTTCGCCGACGAGCACGGTTTGGCTCTCGTCTCGATCGAGGACCTGCAGGTCTTCCGACGCCTGCACGAGACCCAGGTCAAGCGCCTCGCCACGACGCGCCTTCCCACCGAGTTCGGTGAGTTCACGGCGTACGGCTTCCGCGATCAGATCGATGGTGCTGAGCACATCGCTCTGGTGTTCGGCGACCCCGGCACTCAGGACGTACTCACTCGCATCCACTCCGAGTGCCTCACGGGTGACGTCTTCGGCTCGCGTCGTTGCGACTGCGGACCGCAGCTCGAGCTGTCGATGACCGAGGTCACCGCGGCTGGAGCAGGCATCGTCGTCTACCTCCGGGGCCACGAAGGCCGCGGAATCGGCCTGCTGCACAAGCTGCAGGCGTACGCGCTGCAGGACAGTGGGCGCGACACGGTCGACGCCAACCTCGACCTCGGCTTCGGCGAGGACGAGCGCGACTACGCCGCTGGCGCCCAGATCCTGCGCGATCTGGGAGTGACGTCCGTACGACTGCTGACCAACAACCCGGACAAGACGACGGCTCTCGAGGCCTACGGCGTGAAGGTCACCGAGCGTCTGCCGCTGGTGGTCGCTCCGACCGAGGACAGCCTCCGGTACCTGCAGACCAAGGCCGAGCGCATGGGCCACGATCTGCCCGGACTCGGAGACGCCAAATGA
- the ribH gene encoding 6,7-dimethyl-8-ribityllumazine synthase translates to MSGAGAPDLSVDATGARVAVIASSWHTEIMDGLIAGAQRALADSNVTDVTLIRAPGSFELPILCQAYAREGYDAVIALGVIIRGGTPHFDYVCAAATDGLNRVALDTGVPIGFGLLTTDDEAQALDRAGLPDSREDKGREATEAALSTWNVLRTLSSPRG, encoded by the coding sequence ATGAGCGGGGCAGGCGCACCCGACCTCTCGGTCGACGCGACCGGCGCACGAGTGGCTGTCATCGCATCGAGCTGGCACACCGAGATCATGGATGGCCTGATCGCGGGTGCCCAGCGCGCTCTCGCAGATTCGAACGTCACGGACGTGACTCTCATACGTGCCCCCGGCTCGTTCGAGTTGCCAATCCTGTGCCAGGCCTACGCTCGTGAGGGCTACGACGCGGTCATCGCGCTCGGCGTCATCATCCGTGGCGGCACCCCGCACTTCGACTACGTATGCGCGGCGGCAACCGACGGACTCAACCGCGTTGCACTCGACACGGGTGTCCCGATCGGCTTCGGATTGCTGACCACCGACGACGAGGCGCAGGCCCTGGATCGCGCCGGTCTGCCCGACAGTCGCGAGGACAAGGGACGCGAGGCGACCGAGGCCGCGCTGTCCACCTGGAACGTCCTGCGCACCCTGTCGTCACCACGCGGATAG
- a CDS encoding phosphoribosyl-ATP diphosphatase, with translation MKTFDDLFAELSDKAASRPEGSRTVAELDAGVHAIGKKLVEEAAEAWMAAEHEGAERAAEELSQLLYHAQVMMIATGITLDDVYAHL, from the coding sequence ATGAAGACCTTCGACGATCTATTCGCTGAGCTGTCCGACAAGGCAGCCAGCCGCCCTGAGGGCTCGCGCACTGTCGCCGAGCTCGATGCCGGCGTGCACGCGATCGGCAAGAAACTCGTCGAAGAGGCAGCCGAGGCGTGGATGGCCGCCGAGCACGAAGGCGCCGAGCGCGCCGCTGAAGAACTCAGCCAGCTGCTCTATCACGCCCAGGTCATGATGATCGCCACCGGAATCACTCTCGACGACGTCTACGCGCATCTGTGA
- the hisG gene encoding ATP phosphoribosyltransferase, translating into MLKIAVPNKGALADSASQMLAEAGYRQRRNAKDLVTLDPDNDVEFFYLRPRDIAIYVGEGTLDVGITGRDLLLDSGAHATEDVALGFGASTFRFAAPIGKMSAIKDLAGARIATSYPGIVGSYLADKGIEAEVVRLDGAVESSVRLGVADAIADVVETGSTLRQADLEVFGEPILSSEAVLITRQDTPNPDGFDVFKRRLDGVIVARTYVMMDYDIRVEQVERAVELTPGIESPTVSPLHREGWVAVRSMVPRDAAQRVMDGLYELGARGILVTDILACRI; encoded by the coding sequence ATGCTCAAGATCGCCGTACCCAACAAGGGCGCCCTCGCCGATTCCGCCAGCCAGATGCTGGCCGAAGCGGGCTACCGACAGCGCCGCAACGCCAAAGACCTCGTCACCCTCGACCCCGACAACGACGTCGAGTTCTTCTACCTGCGTCCTCGCGACATCGCGATCTACGTGGGGGAGGGCACGCTCGACGTCGGAATCACTGGCCGTGACCTGCTGCTCGATTCTGGCGCACATGCAACTGAAGATGTCGCGCTCGGCTTCGGTGCTTCGACGTTCCGATTCGCCGCGCCCATCGGCAAGATGAGCGCGATCAAGGATCTCGCCGGCGCACGCATCGCCACGTCCTACCCAGGCATCGTCGGCTCCTACCTCGCCGACAAGGGCATCGAGGCTGAAGTCGTACGCCTTGACGGTGCTGTGGAGTCCTCCGTACGCCTCGGTGTTGCCGACGCGATCGCCGATGTTGTCGAGACTGGCAGCACGCTGCGCCAGGCCGACCTCGAAGTGTTCGGCGAGCCGATCCTGTCCTCCGAGGCCGTGCTCATCACTCGCCAGGACACGCCCAACCCGGACGGTTTCGACGTCTTCAAGCGCCGTCTCGACGGCGTCATTGTCGCGCGTACCTACGTGATGATGGACTACGACATCCGTGTCGAGCAGGTTGAGCGCGCAGTTGAACTGACTCCCGGTATCGAGTCGCCGACGGTGTCACCCCTTCATCGCGAAGGGTGGGTCGCCGTGCGCTCGATGGTGCCGCGCGACGCCGCCCAGCGCGTGATGGATGGGCTGTACGAGCTCGGCGCTCGCGGAATTCTCGTCACGGACATCCTGGCGTGCCGGATCTGA
- a CDS encoding PH domain-containing protein, with product MPDLRTFRPGGSRIVAYGVSVLLIVLSTIIGVALPSYVTFTPFELATLAAILITVLALLHAVGRSVVRVSDEGVEVVNGYSRRFVPWSDIKGFAMNEGAPWPTMVYGDDERVILFAIQRSDGPYAREAMTYLRGRVT from the coding sequence GTGCCGGATCTGAGAACGTTCCGACCTGGCGGCTCGCGCATCGTTGCGTACGGCGTCTCGGTTCTTCTGATCGTGCTCAGCACGATCATCGGTGTGGCGCTGCCGTCGTACGTGACGTTCACGCCATTCGAGCTGGCGACGCTCGCCGCGATCCTGATCACCGTGCTTGCCTTGCTGCACGCGGTCGGGCGCAGCGTGGTGCGAGTCAGCGACGAGGGTGTGGAAGTCGTCAACGGCTACAGCCGTCGCTTCGTGCCGTGGTCAGACATCAAGGGTTTTGCGATGAACGAAGGCGCACCCTGGCCGACCATGGTCTACGGCGACGATGAGCGCGTCATCCTGTTCGCAATCCAGCGTTCCGACGGCCCGTACGCCCGAGAGGCGATGACCTACCTTCGCGGGCGGGTCACATGA
- a CDS encoding SseB family protein produces MSDHQRDLAAPAFPDDDGLTDPLLVPALGDDLAVLEAIADARVFVPIIPLLGEVPTEGDKNADMAAVLMTGADGRTALLAFSSVQAMAAWDPQARPVPVTGRDAARATLAEAASALLLDLGSPSFTVVETVDVEHLSAGHVLVRSAAGTVWLVD; encoded by the coding sequence ATGAGCGACCACCAGCGCGACCTTGCTGCGCCCGCGTTCCCCGATGACGACGGGCTGACGGATCCGCTCCTGGTCCCGGCTCTCGGCGACGACCTCGCAGTACTCGAAGCGATCGCCGATGCGCGAGTTTTCGTGCCGATCATTCCGCTACTTGGCGAGGTGCCGACCGAAGGTGACAAGAACGCCGACATGGCGGCCGTACTGATGACCGGTGCCGACGGTCGTACGGCGTTGCTTGCGTTCAGCAGTGTGCAGGCGATGGCCGCATGGGATCCGCAGGCTCGGCCCGTACCCGTCACCGGACGAGACGCAGCCCGGGCAACGCTCGCCGAAGCAGCCAGCGCTCTTTTGCTTGATCTCGGGAGCCCGTCGTTCACGGTCGTCGAGACGGTGGACGTAGAGCACCTGTCAGCAGGCCACGTGCTCGTCCGATCGGCGGCCGGCACCGTCTGGCTCGTCGACTGA
- the infC gene encoding translation initiation factor IF-3: MISGGSITTELRVNDRIRVPEVRLVGPGGEQVGIVRIEDALRLAAEADLDLVEVAPTARPPVCRLMDYGKFKYETAQKERESRRNQTHTIIKEMKLRPKIDQHDYDTKKGHVVRFLKAGDKVKITIMFRGREQHRPELGYRLLQRLAGDVEELGFIESNARQDGRNMTMVLGPHKKKSEAQAEVKAEKVKSMGEKAAEKEADEAADKAHREAAKKVATPKKPRRRSENLDPDMEA; the protein is encoded by the coding sequence ATGATCTCAGGAGGATCCATCACCACAGAGCTGCGCGTCAACGACCGAATCCGCGTTCCAGAAGTTCGCCTCGTCGGTCCTGGCGGTGAACAGGTAGGCATCGTACGTATTGAAGATGCCCTGCGACTGGCTGCTGAAGCCGATCTCGATCTCGTTGAGGTTGCTCCGACAGCTCGTCCTCCCGTTTGCCGACTCATGGACTACGGCAAGTTCAAGTACGAGACGGCCCAAAAGGAGCGCGAGTCCCGCCGCAATCAGACGCACACCATCATCAAAGAGATGAAGCTGCGTCCGAAGATTGATCAGCACGACTACGACACCAAAAAGGGTCACGTCGTTCGATTCCTCAAGGCTGGCGACAAGGTCAAGATCACCATCATGTTCCGCGGTCGCGAGCAGCACCGCCCCGAGCTGGGTTACCGGCTCCTGCAGCGGCTCGCCGGCGATGTGGAGGAGCTCGGTTTCATCGAGTCCAACGCTCGCCAGGACGGTCGCAACATGACGATGGTCCTCGGTCCGCACAAGAAGAAGTCCGAAGCCCAGGCAGAGGTCAAGGCCGAGAAGGTCAAGTCCATGGGCGAGAAGGCAGCTGAGAAGGAGGCCGACGAGGCCGCCGACAAGGCACACCGCGAAGCCGCCAAGAAGGTTGCAACACCCAAGAAGCCACGTCGTCGTTCCGAGAACCTCGACCCAGACATGGAGGCATAA
- the rpmI gene encoding 50S ribosomal protein L35, with translation MPKFKPHSGMKKRVKVTGSGKLRREQTNRRHLLEVKSSSRKRRLEGTTDVSKADVPRVKKMLGL, from the coding sequence ATGCCGAAGTTCAAGCCCCACTCGGGGATGAAGAAGCGCGTCAAGGTGACGGGCAGCGGAAAGCTCCGTCGCGAGCAGACCAACCGTCGTCACCTGCTCGAGGTCAAGTCGTCCTCGCGCAAGCGTCGTCTCGAAGGCACGACTGACGTCAGCAAGGCTGATGTTCCGCGCGTGAAGAAGATGCTCGGTCTCTGA
- the rplT gene encoding 50S ribosomal protein L20, which yields MARVKRSVNAQKKRRQTLERAKGYRGQRSRLYRKAKEQVTHSHVYNYRDRKARKGDFRRLWIQRINAAVRAEGLTYNRFIQGIKAAGVEVDRKILADLAVNDPAAFSALVQLAKENIPADVNAPKDGAAA from the coding sequence ATGGCACGCGTCAAGCGCTCTGTCAATGCACAGAAGAAGCGCCGCCAGACACTGGAGCGCGCTAAGGGTTACCGCGGTCAGCGTTCGCGGCTCTACCGCAAGGCCAAGGAGCAGGTCACACACTCCCACGTCTACAACTACCGTGACCGCAAGGCTCGCAAGGGTGACTTCCGTCGTCTGTGGATCCAGCGCATCAACGCTGCTGTCCGCGCCGAGGGTCTGACCTACAACCGCTTCATCCAGGGCATCAAGGCCGCTGGTGTCGAGGTTGACCGCAAGATCCTCGCTGACCTCGCGGTCAACGATCCGGCAGCCTTCTCGGCGCTGGTGCAGCTGGCCAAGGAGAACATTCCGGCCGACGTCAACGCACCGAAGGATGGCGCCGCGGCCTGA
- a CDS encoding RNA methyltransferase — MASLPGELTVRSGRVKYARRLATRAFRESSGEFLAEGPQAVREALDIEGATLEVFATVTATDQHAELQAAAEAAGIAWNVVTDDVVEAIADTVQPQGVVARCIAIDRTLDELLATKPTFVVVCADIRDPGNAGAVIRAADAAGADGVIFGGDSVDPYNPKSVRATVGSLFHLPIVIDKDLGAVIARLQGAGLQVLAADGGGGVGLFDPELDLSAPTAWLMGNEAWGLPAELQSAADKVVAVPIYGKAESLNLATAAAVCLYATAQART; from the coding sequence GTGGCGAGCCTGCCTGGTGAGCTCACCGTCCGTTCAGGACGTGTGAAGTACGCCAGGCGGCTCGCCACTCGTGCGTTCCGCGAGTCCTCGGGCGAGTTTCTCGCCGAGGGACCGCAAGCCGTACGCGAGGCGCTCGACATCGAGGGCGCGACCCTCGAGGTGTTCGCGACCGTTACGGCCACTGATCAGCACGCAGAACTTCAGGCCGCTGCCGAAGCTGCAGGGATCGCCTGGAACGTCGTCACCGACGACGTCGTCGAGGCGATCGCCGACACGGTCCAGCCGCAGGGTGTGGTGGCCCGCTGCATCGCGATAGATCGGACCCTCGACGAACTGTTGGCGACCAAGCCGACCTTTGTCGTCGTATGCGCCGACATCCGCGACCCGGGCAATGCCGGTGCCGTGATTCGTGCTGCCGACGCTGCAGGCGCAGATGGCGTGATCTTCGGGGGTGACAGTGTCGACCCCTACAACCCCAAGTCCGTTCGCGCGACCGTAGGCAGCTTGTTCCACCTGCCGATCGTGATCGACAAGGACCTCGGCGCGGTCATCGCGCGTCTCCAGGGCGCAGGGCTACAGGTTCTGGCGGCTGACGGCGGGGGAGGGGTCGGCCTGTTTGACCCCGAGCTCGACCTGTCCGCGCCGACAGCGTGGCTGATGGGCAACGAGGCTTGGGGACTGCCTGCAGAGCTTCAAAGTGCCGCCGACAAGGTCGTTGCCGTACCGATTTACGGCAAGGCCGAGAGCCTCAACCTCGCCACCGCTGCCGCCGTGTGCCTCTATGCCACGGCCCAAGCCCGCACCTGA